The DNA region CATCCGCGCGACCGGCCTCGCCGAGGCGGACCTCGAGGCGGCGCTGGAGCGGACGCGGGTGGACGTGCTCGCCCCGCTCGCGCTCCAGCTCGGCTGGCTCCGCGCGCTCGGCCTCGCGGAGGTGGACTGCGCGTACAAGTGGCACCACTTCGCCGTCTTCTCCGGCCGGCGCCCGGTCACGGACGGGTGATCTTCTGCTGGCGCCGAGGGGGTGAGTGATGCTTACATCAGCGCCCTTCCAAGAAGAAGGAGGTCCGCGTGAACCGTAACACCGTCATCGCCCTCGTCGTGGGGCTCGTGGTCGGCTTCCTGATCGGCCAGCTGGCCTCGAGGCGGGATCAGGTGACGTCCGTCCCCGTGGTCGCCGCGCCCGGCGGCGCCCCGGCGATGCCGCCCGGCGGCATGGGCGGGCTGCCCGCGCCGATGCCCTCGCCCGGCGCCAGCATGGACCTGCAGGCCCGGATCACCGCCGCCGAGCAGATCGTCGCGAAGGACCCCCGGAACGTCCGCGCCTGGATCCAGCTCGGCAACGACTACTTCGACTCGCGCCAGGCGCAGAAGGCGGTCGAGGCCTACGGGCGCGCGCTCGAGCTCGAGCCCAACAACCCCGACGTCCTCACCGACCAGGGAGTGATGTACCGGGACCTCGGCAACTTCGACAAGGCGATCGCCAACTTCAAGAAGGCGAACGAGCTCGATCCGAAGCACGTGCAGAGCCTGTTCAACCTCGGCGTGGTCTACCTGCACGACCTCCAGGACGCGGACAAGGCCACCAAGGCCTGGAACCAGGTGATCGCGGCCGCGCCGACGAGCCCGCAGGCGCAGCAGGCGCAGCAGGCGCTGACGCAGCTCAAGGCGAACCCGCCGCCGCCCAGGAAGAAGTAGAGGAAGCCCGCCGCACCGGCCGGGGCGCCGCGACCGCGGCGTCCGGCCGCGCGGGCCGGGCAGCGCGGCTCCTGCCGCGCAGGGCTGGCGCGCGGCTCGTGCCGCGCGGGGCTCGATGGCCGCGCGAGGTGGCTTATGCTCCGGAGGCATGCACCGCGCCCTCCTGCTCGCCGCCGCCCTGCTCGCCGCCGCCTGCCACCCGCGCCCGTCCGCGTCCACCCTCGTCGCCCAGCCGCTCGCGCCGGGGCGCGCCTGGATCAGCACCGTCGATCGCGCCCACCCGCTGGTCGGGCGCGTCTGGGACGTCCGGGCCGGGCGCTTCGCCGACGAGGCGGCGCTCGAGGCCGGCCTCTCCGGCGCGTCCTACGTGCTGCTCGGCGAGACGCACGACAACCCCGACCACCACGTGCTGCAGGCGCGCCTCGTGCGCGCCCTGACCGGCGCCGGCAAGCGGCCCGCGGTCGCGTTCGAGATGCTCGCCACCGAGCAGCAGCCCGCCATCGACGCTGCGCTGGCGGCGCCGCGAGCGACCCCGGAGGACGTGTCGCGCGCGGTGCGCTGGGACGAGAGCGGCTGGCCGCCGTTCGCGCAGTACCGGCCGGTGTTCGCCGCGGCCCTGGACGCGCGCCTGCGCATCGAGGGCGCGAACCTGCCGCGCGCGCAGATCCAGGCCGCCACGCGACGCGGCCTCGAGGCGCTCCCCGCGCCGGTGCGGGCGCGCATCGAGCGGCAGGGTCCGCTCCCCGAGGCGGTGGCGCGCGAGATGCGGCAGGAGATGGCGGAGTCGCACTGCGGCGCGCTGCCCGCGTCGATGCTCGACCCCCTGGTGACCGGCCAGCGCGCGCGCGACGCGCAGATGGCCGAGTCGCTGGCGCGGACCGGGGCGGCCGGGGCGGTGCTCATCACCGGCTCGGGCCACGCGCGGACCGACCGCGGCGTGGCGTCCTACCTCGATCCCGGCGCGAAGGTGGCGAGCGTGCTGTTCCGCGAGGTCGTGCCCGGCCGCGACGACCCGGGCGCCTACGCCGCCGACTACGCGGGGCGGCTCCCGTTCGACTGGGTGGTGTTCACGCCAGGTGAGAAGCGGCCCGACCCGTGCGCCGAGCTCCGCGCGCACATGAAGGCGAAGGCGAAGCCGGCCGCGGCCCCGCCCCCGGCGCCCGCCGCACCCGCCGCGCCGCCCGCCACGCCCTGACGGCGCGCGGTCAGTCGTCCCCGCCCACCAGCGCCGCCAGCTCGCGGTGGAGCAGCGCCTCGTCGCCGAGGTTCACCTCCACCAGGCGCCGGAGGTGGGCGATGCTGTCGAGGTCGATCCCGGTGCAGCGGACGCCGACCTTCTCCCCGTCGCGGTGCGCGATGACGCCGTCCATGCGGATGAGCGTGTCGCCCTGGTCGAGCTGGATGACGAGCGCGCAGGGCTCGCCGGCGGCGCCGGGGAACGCGGCCGGGACCTCCACCCGCGCGCCCTTCAGCGAGACGTCCTGGACGCCGCAGCCGGCCCGGGCGGCCCCGGCGCGCAGCTCGCCCGGCCGGTGGAACGCGATGCGCGAGAACCGGCGGCGCTCGTGCTGCCCTTGCACGCTGGCCATGGACTTCCCCCCTTTCGCGGATTGTCCCGCCACCCGCGCGCCCGGCGCAAGCGCGCCGATGCCACGCCGGGCTTGACCCCGGGGCGCGCCGGCCCGACCGTGCCGGGACGTGCCCGCCCCGCCCCGCGCCCTCGACGAGCTGATCGCCTTCGTGCGCGCGCGGACCGCGCCCGCGCCGGTCCCGCTCGTCCCGGAGCTCGTCCTGCACCAGGCCAGCGAGCTCACCCCGCTCTGGCACGCCACCGCGGGCGACCTGGCGGGGTGGGACGACTCGCCGTTCTGGGCGTTTCCGTGGGCGGGTGGCCAGGCGCTGGCGCGCCACCTGCTCGATCGGCCGGAGCGCGTGCGCGGACGCCGCGCGGTGGACTTCGCGACCGGGAGCGGCCTGGTGGGCCTGGCCGCCCTGCGCGCCGGGGCCGCGGAGGTGGAGGCCTGGGACGTGGACCCGTTCTGCGAGGCGGCCGTCCGCGCCAACGCGGCGCTGAACGGCCTCGCGCTCCCGTTCCGGGCCGGCGACCCCATCGGCGCGCCGCTGCCGGGCGTGGAGGTGCTGCTCGCCGGCGACGTGTTCTACGAGGGGCCGCTCGCGGCGCGCGCCCTCGCCTGGTTCCGCGCGCTCGCCGGACGGGGCGTGACGGTGCTCGCCGGCGACGCGGGGCGCACCTACGCGCCACGGGAGGGGTTCACGATCGTGGCGGAATTCCAGGTGCCCACCACGGTCGAGATCGAGGACGCGGCGGTGCGCGGCGCGCGGGTGCTCCAGATCATGGGGTGAGCGGCGGGCCGCGTGTTACGATCCGTCGCTGGGGAGGTCTCGCCCGCTTGCCCGCCCGCGCCCCGCTCGTCACCGCACGTGCCGTCCTGGCGCTCGGCCTGCTCGCCGCGGGCCTCGCGGTCGCGCTGCTGCTCGCGGGCGGGCTCGTCGCCGCGGCGGTCCTGGCGGTCCCCTCCGGGCACTGGGCGCTCGGCGCGCTCTCCGCGGCGGCGGCCGCGCTCGTCGTCCGCTGGCTCCTGCTGCTCCGCGTCCCGCCGGTGCGCCTCACCGGCATCGACGTTCGCGCCCCCGAGCAGCCCGCGCTGAACGCGCTCGCGAAGCGCGTCGCGGACCGCGTGGGCGCGCCCGCGCCGCGCCGGGTGTGCCTGGTGGCGGGCGTGGAGGTGGTGGCGATCGAGGAGGGCGGCGTCCTCGGCCTCGGCGCGCACCCGGTGCTCGGCATCGGCCTCGGGCTGATCGCGCTCCTGGGCGTGTCGGAGCTGGAGGCGGCGCTGGCCCACGAGCTGGGCCACCGGCGCGCGGGCGGGCGCGCCGGCGGCCTGCTGCACCGGGCGCGCGCGGTGCTGGCGCGCGCGGCGGCGCCCGGCCGCGGCGGCGCGACCGGAGCGCCGTTCCGCCGGCTCTGCGCCGCGTACCTGCGCGCCACGCTGCACCTGGCGCGCGCCCAGGAGCTGCAGGCGGACCGGGCCGCGATCCAGGTGGCCGGGGCCGCCGCGCACCTCGCGGCGCTCGAGCGCGCGGCGCGCGGCGCGGTGCTGTTCACCGCGTTCCTGGCCGACGAGGTCGAGCCGCTCGTGGCCGAGGGGCACCAGCCGGAGAACCTGTACGACGGCTTCCGCGCCTACGAGGCCGAGCTCACCGAGCAGGGCCGCTCGGGCGCGCTGGATCGCGAGCTGGCCCGCGCGCCCGCCGAGCCGGAGGGCCTGCACCCTCCCCTCGCCGCGCGCCTCGCGTTCGCGCGCGCGTTCCCCGACGCCGGGCGCCCGGGCGACGCGCGGCCCGCGCGCAGCCTCCTGCTCAACGCCGAGCGCCTCGAGCGCGAGCTCACCGCCCGCGTGGCGGCGGAGCGCGCCGGCGAGCGGCCGCTCGCGGTGGTGCCGTGGGCCGAGGTGGGCGCGCGCGTGTACGGGCCGCGCGTGGAGCGCGCGGGGCGCGCCTACGCGGCCCGGGTGGCCGCCGAGTTCGGCGCGCCGGCCACCGGCCAGGGCGCGCTGGCCGCGCTGCTGCCCACGCTGGAGCGGCGGCACGACGAGGCCGCGGCGCTGGTGCTCGACCCGTCGCTCGCGTCGGTCCCGGTGGACGACCGTACGCGCCAGGTGGAGCGGATCGTCTCGCACGCGCTCGGCGCGCTGGTGGGGCTGTCGCTGGTGGAGCGCGGCGGCGCCTGGCGCAGCGAGATCGGCCGGCCGGTGGAGGTCGCGCTGGGGCGGGCGGTGGTGGCGCCGCTCCACGTCGCCGAGGAGGCGCTCGCCGACCGCTCCCGGCTCGCCGAGGTGGTGCGGCGCGCGGTGGAGACGCCCCAGGACTCGACGTGAGCGCGGCGCCGCTGGTCCTCGCCTGCGGTCACGTCACGCTCGACCGGGCCGGCGGGGCGCAGGTGCCCGGCGGCTCGGCCTGGTACGCCGGCCACACCTGGCGCGGGCTGGGCGCGCGGGTGCGGGTGCTCACCGCGGCAGGGCCGGACCTGCCGCCCGCGGCGCTCGCCGGGCTCGAGGCCCTCGTCGTCCCCGCGCCGCGCACCACCGCGTTCGAGAACCGCTACGGCCCGGACGGCGCCCGCGCCCAGCGCGTGGAGGCCGCCGCGCCGCCGCTCGACCCGGGCGCGCTCCCCTCCGGCTGGCGCGAGGCCGACGTGCTGCACCTCGCGCCGGTGCTCGGCGAGGTGGACGTGCGCGCGTTCACCGCGGCCGTCCGGGCGCGCGTGGTCGGGCTCGGCGTGCAGGGCCTGGTCCGCGCGGTGCTCCCCGGCGGCGAGGTCGCGCAGCCGCGCTGGGAGCCCGCGCCGGGGGCGCTCGCGGGCGTGGACGCGGCGTTCGTCGGGGAGGACGACCTGCGCGGCCAGGGCGACCTCGTCGCGCGGCTGGCCGGGGCGGTGCCGATCGTGGTGGTGACGCGCGGCGCGCGGGGGTGCGAGGTCGTCGCGCGCGGGCGCGCCCGGCGGGTGGGCGTCTCGGCGGCGCGCGAGGTGGATCCGACCGGCGCCGGCGACGCGTTCGCGGCCGGGTTCCTGTTCGGGCTCGCGCGCGGCGACGACCCGGTGGACGCCGCCCGGCTCGGCGCGGCCGCCGGCGCGATCGCGGTCGAGGCGCGCGGCGGCGGCGCGCTCGACCGCATGGGCGAGGCGCACGCGCGGGCCGCGGCGGTGCCGGTGCTCGACCTCCCGTGAGCGGCTACCCGCCGTCGCCGCTCGCCGTCGCCTCGAGCAGCGCCCAGAGCCGGCCCAGCGTGCGCCGCGGCCAGGGCGCGTCCTCCTCCGGCTCGCGGGGCGCGGGCGAGACGCCGTGCAGCGCCGCGATCGCCTGGATCGCGTACTTCACCACCGCGTCCTGCGCCAGCTCGCGGCCGAGCACGCCGTCGCCGATCTCGCGCTCCGCCTCGCCCGCCGCGAGGACGCACACCGGCCGCCAGTAGCCGGGCTCGGCGTGCGGGAGGACCGCCAGCCAGGTCCCCTCCCCCTCGCCGCCGGAGGAGAGATCGAGCCAGAGCCCGCCGTCGCGGGGAATCCACCGGAGAGGTGCCATGATTCCGCATTCTACCCGGGAGATCGCTGCTAGGCTCCGCGCCATGTCCCCCTCCCTCGTGATCTACGGTGCGTACGGGTACACGGGCGAGCTGGTCGCGCGCGAGGCGGCCGCCCGCGGCCTGCCGGTGGTGCTCGCGGGCCGCGACTCGGAGCGCCTCGCGCGCCTGGGCCGCGCGCTCGGCCGGCCGTGGCGCGCCTTCCCGCTCACCGATCCGGAGGCGCTGCGGGCGGGGCTGCAGGACGCGGGCGCGGTGCTGCACTGCGCCGGCCCCTACGTGGACACGTGGCGCCCGATGGCCGAGGCGTGCCTCGAGGCGCGCGTGCACTACCTCGACCTCGCCGGCGAGGCCGGGGTGTACCGCGCGCTCGCCGCCATGGGGCTCCACGCGGAGCGGGCCGGCGTGATGCTGCTCTCCGGCGCCGGCTTCGACGTGGTGCCCACCGACTGCCTCGCCGCGCACGTGGCCCGGCGCCTCCCCGGCGCGATCCGCATCACGCTCGCGATCGACGCGCTCGGCAGCCTCTCCCGCGGCACCGCGCGCACCGTGGTGGCGCACGCGGGCGACGCCGACGCGCGGGAGCTGAACCCGCACCAGCCCGCCGCGCGGACCTTCGACCTCGGCTCCGGCCGGCTGCAGGCGGTGCAGGTGCCGTGGCCGGAG from Anaeromyxobacter dehalogenans 2CP-C includes:
- a CDS encoding PilZ domain-containing protein, translated to MASVQGQHERRRFSRIAFHRPGELRAGAARAGCGVQDVSLKGARVEVPAAFPGAAGEPCALVIQLDQGDTLIRMDGVIAHRDGEKVGVRCTGIDLDSIAHLRRLVEVNLGDEALLHRELAALVGGDD
- a CDS encoding M48 family metalloprotease — protein: MPARAPLVTARAVLALGLLAAGLAVALLLAGGLVAAAVLAVPSGHWALGALSAAAAALVVRWLLLLRVPPVRLTGIDVRAPEQPALNALAKRVADRVGAPAPRRVCLVAGVEVVAIEEGGVLGLGAHPVLGIGLGLIALLGVSELEAALAHELGHRRAGGRAGGLLHRARAVLARAAAPGRGGATGAPFRRLCAAYLRATLHLARAQELQADRAAIQVAGAAAHLAALERAARGAVLFTAFLADEVEPLVAEGHQPENLYDGFRAYEAELTEQGRSGALDRELARAPAEPEGLHPPLAARLAFARAFPDAGRPGDARPARSLLLNAERLERELTARVAAERAGERPLAVVPWAEVGARVYGPRVERAGRAYAARVAAEFGAPATGQGALAALLPTLERRHDEAAALVLDPSLASVPVDDRTRQVERIVSHALGALVGLSLVERGGAWRSEIGRPVEVALGRAVVAPLHVAEEALADRSRLAEVVRRAVETPQDST
- a CDS encoding ChaN family lipoprotein, whose protein sequence is MHRALLLAAALLAAACHPRPSASTLVAQPLAPGRAWISTVDRAHPLVGRVWDVRAGRFADEAALEAGLSGASYVLLGETHDNPDHHVLQARLVRALTGAGKRPAVAFEMLATEQQPAIDAALAAPRATPEDVSRAVRWDESGWPPFAQYRPVFAAALDARLRIEGANLPRAQIQAATRRGLEALPAPVRARIERQGPLPEAVAREMRQEMAESHCGALPASMLDPLVTGQRARDAQMAESLARTGAAGAVLITGSGHARTDRGVASYLDPGAKVASVLFREVVPGRDDPGAYAADYAGRLPFDWVVFTPGEKRPDPCAELRAHMKAKAKPAAAPPPAPAAPAAPPATP
- a CDS encoding class I SAM-dependent methyltransferase produces the protein MPAPPRALDELIAFVRARTAPAPVPLVPELVLHQASELTPLWHATAGDLAGWDDSPFWAFPWAGGQALARHLLDRPERVRGRRAVDFATGSGLVGLAALRAGAAEVEAWDVDPFCEAAVRANAALNGLALPFRAGDPIGAPLPGVEVLLAGDVFYEGPLAARALAWFRALAGRGVTVLAGDAGRTYAPREGFTIVAEFQVPTTVEIEDAAVRGARVLQIMG
- a CDS encoding tetratricopeptide repeat protein, translating into MNRNTVIALVVGLVVGFLIGQLASRRDQVTSVPVVAAPGGAPAMPPGGMGGLPAPMPSPGASMDLQARITAAEQIVAKDPRNVRAWIQLGNDYFDSRQAQKAVEAYGRALELEPNNPDVLTDQGVMYRDLGNFDKAIANFKKANELDPKHVQSLFNLGVVYLHDLQDADKATKAWNQVIAAAPTSPQAQQAQQALTQLKANPPPPRKK
- a CDS encoding PfkB family carbohydrate kinase yields the protein MSAAPLVLACGHVTLDRAGGAQVPGGSAWYAGHTWRGLGARVRVLTAAGPDLPPAALAGLEALVVPAPRTTAFENRYGPDGARAQRVEAAAPPLDPGALPSGWREADVLHLAPVLGEVDVRAFTAAVRARVVGLGVQGLVRAVLPGGEVAQPRWEPAPGALAGVDAAFVGEDDLRGQGDLVARLAGAVPIVVVTRGARGCEVVARGRARRVGVSAAREVDPTGAGDAFAAGFLFGLARGDDPVDAARLGAAAGAIAVEARGGGALDRMGEAHARAAAVPVLDLP
- a CDS encoding saccharopine dehydrogenase family protein, which gives rise to MSPSLVIYGAYGYTGELVAREAAARGLPVVLAGRDSERLARLGRALGRPWRAFPLTDPEALRAGLQDAGAVLHCAGPYVDTWRPMAEACLEARVHYLDLAGEAGVYRALAAMGLHAERAGVMLLSGAGFDVVPTDCLAAHVARRLPGAIRITLAIDALGSLSRGTARTVVAHAGDADARELNPHQPAARTFDLGSGRLQAVQVPWPERVAVPRSTGVEDVAVYLCASQARRVLLRAVPAVAPLLALPGARALAVRLLTGGAAGPDAEARARGRSRVYAEAVDAAGARAAARLALPEGYAFTAHAAVEIAARALAGYAPPGWQTPASAYGPDLVTALPGVTLEDLPLARAT